Proteins encoded by one window of Polyodon spathula isolate WHYD16114869_AA chromosome 16, ASM1765450v1, whole genome shotgun sequence:
- the LOC121329163 gene encoding transmembrane protein adipocyte-associated 1 homolog, whose amino-acid sequence MLEEVTAVVRFAVYGNGSTSLPPAFENTSSVPPTLHPDSGANITKPHQCLQILYEDIGDSRVRFWDLLLLVPNVAFFMFLLWKLPSARAKIQVTSSPIFITFYILVFVVAAVGITRAIVSMTVSTSSVATIIDKVLWEITRFFLLAIELSVIILGLAFGHLESNSSIKRVLAITTVLALAYSITQGTLEILYPDAHLSAEDFNIYGHGGRHFWLASSCFFFLVYSLIVILPKTPLKHHISLPSRKSFYLYAGILSLLNLVQGLGSALLCAEIIEGLCCVDVTTFLYFSVFAPLIYVTFLQGFFGSEPKILFSYKSQVDEPDDTDVHLPPTFGVGKKDAFDSYSSTQIDSSGAYLDDVASAHYPVGSINSIDSDRWRIMNA is encoded by the exons ATGTTGGAAGAAGTGACTGCCGTGGTGAGGTTTGCCGTCTATGGTAACGGAAGCACATCTCTGCCACCAGCGTTTGAGAACACTTCTTCAGTGCCACCAACGTTGCACCCTGACAGTGGAGCAAACATCACCAAGCCTCACCAGTGTCTCCAGATTCTCTATGAAGATATCGGAGACTCACG agtCCGATTTTGGGATCTGCTGCTGCTGGTCCCAAATGTGGCGTTCTTTATGTTTCTGCTGTGGAAACTGCCATCCGCCAGAGCCAAGATACAAGTTACATCCAGTCCCATCTTTATCACCTTCTACATCCTG GTGTTTGTTGTGGCCGCAGTGGGGATCACCCGTGCCATAGTCTCCATGACAGTCAGTACTTCAAGTGTTGCTACCATCATTGATAAG gttctgTGGGAGATCACGCGATTTTTCTTGCTGGCCATTGAGCTCAGTGTCATTATACTGGGACTAGCCTTTG gtcACCTTGAAAGCAACTCTAGTATAAAGCGAGTTTTGGCCATCACCACTGTGTTAGCACTGGCTTATTCCATTACCCAG gGGACTCTGGAGATTCTGTATCCTGATGCTCACCTGTCCGCAGAGGACTTTAACATCTATGGTCATGGAGGAAGACACTTCTGGCTCGCTAGTTCCTGCTTTTTCTTTCTG gtctatTCCCTGATTGTCATTCTTCCAAAAACTCCTTTAAAGCACCACATATCTCTTCCAT CCAGGAAGAGTTTCTACTTGTATGCTGGGATTCTGTCCCTGTTGAACCTGGTTCAAGGCCTGGGCAGTGCACTTCTCTGTGCAGAGATCATAGAAGGACTTTG CTGTGTTGACGTGACCACCTTCCTCTATTTCTCGGTTTTTGCACCTCTGATTTATGTGACATTCCTTCAAGGATTTTTTGG GTCTGAGCCAAAGATCCTGTTCTCCTACAAATCTCAGGTGGATGAGCCTGATGACACCGATGTGCACCTGCCGCCTACCTTTGGTGTGGGGAAGAAAGATGCCTTCGATTCCTACTCCAGCACGCAGATCGACAGCTCTGGGGCCTACCTGGACGATGTTGCCTCTGCTCACTACCCCGTCGGCAGCATCAACAGCATTGACAGCGACCGCTGGAGAATCATGAATGCCTAG